A segment of the Acidobacteriota bacterium genome:
AGCTGCAACCGGTGGCGGATTTCTCCAGCGCACCGCTGCCTCCGGTAGACCTCACGGTGGCCACCTACTGGACCACCATTGAGCCCGCGGAGCGCGGAGCCGCCGGCGAGGTGGTGCACTTCTGCCAAGGGTTCGAAGGGCTCTACACCCACAATCGGTCGGACCATCCGGCAATCCTCCAGGCCTATCGACGGCCGCTTCCGGCTTGGACCGTCGCCCCCCACCTGTCGCGGCTGCTGGAGGAACGCTTCGGACGTCCTTCGCGGGTCGTCACCCAGCCTCTGGAGGCTTTCTGGCGTCCCGCCTCCCGATTCCGCCGTCGCCCCGGAAGCCCGCCGCGGATCCTGGTCACCTCGCCTTTCGAGATCGATTGGAAAGGTGCGGAGACCTCCCTGAACGCCGCGCGAGAGCTGCGCCGGCAGGGACTCGATTTCCAGCTCGTGCGGCTCTCCCAATGGCCTTTGAGTGACCAGGAGCGGGCCCTCTTCGAGGCGGACGAATTCCACACCCACGTGCCGCCCTCGCGAGCGGCGGAGATCGTCGCCTCCTGCGATCTGCTGCTGGCAGCCTCCTGGGAGCAAGAGGGCTTCGGCCTGCCGGTGCTCGAGGCCATGGCCTGCGGGGTTCCGGTGGTGGCGTCCAATATCTCCTGTTTTCGAGACTACGCGGCGGACGCGGCTCTCCTGGTGCCCTGGGACGACCCGAAGGCCTTCGCCGACGCAGCGCAGCAGCTCCTGGGCTCCGCGGCGGAGTGGCGCCGAGCCCGGCGCCGAGGCCTGGCCATCGCCCGGGGCTATCGAGAGCGACTCGCCGCTCGCTCGGTGGAATCGGCAGCCCAATGGGTAGTTTCCGGCCAGTGGCGCGAGGAGCCCCTGGTCGGGCCGGTGCAGGAGTCGGATCTATGAGCCGGTCCTCCTCTTCTGCCTCGGCCTCGGGGCCCCCGGACCTGAGCGTCGTGCTGGTCCACTACCGCACTCCGGAGCTGGTGCCGCCAGCGGTAGCGGCCGTGCGCCGGGATCTCCAGGCCAGCCAGCTCGAGGCCGAGATTCTCTTGGTCGACAACGACAGCCAGCCCGGGGACCGCGAGGGCTTCGAGGGGCTAGGGGTGCAAGTTTTGGGGCCGGGGACCAACCGAGGCTTTGCCGCTGGGGTCAATCGAGGCTTCGAAGCCGCCTCGGCGGATCGCCTGGTGGTGATGAATCCCGACGTCGAAGTTCGTGCCGGCTGTCTCGGTCGCCTGGCGCAAGCTCTCGACGCGGGGGCTGCTGCCGCTGGTCCC
Coding sequences within it:
- a CDS encoding glycosyltransferase family 4 protein translates to MSPKLSICFLLEDTALFGGVKVVLHQANLLVRRGHRVILLSKGPAPEWFPVEAELQPVADFSSAPLPPVDLTVATYWTTIEPAERGAAGEVVHFCQGFEGLYTHNRSDHPAILQAYRRPLPAWTVAPHLSRLLEERFGRPSRVVTQPLEAFWRPASRFRRRPGSPPRILVTSPFEIDWKGAETSLNAARELRRQGLDFQLVRLSQWPLSDQERALFEADEFHTHVPPSRAAEIVASCDLLLAASWEQEGFGLPVLEAMACGVPVVASNISCFRDYAADAALLVPWDDPKAFADAAQQLLGSAAEWRRARRRGLAIARGYRERLAARSVESAAQWVVSGQWREEPLVGPVQESDL